A window from Desulfurispora thermophila DSM 16022 encodes these proteins:
- a CDS encoding cupin domain-containing protein, with product MKKLITAGDVQKAAGAGQKELAVDKNTIVTPAARDMARELGVRLVENLPAAESCVASVAPAGSTVSTPAPVAAVMPAASVMAAPVPAACATPVAVPAVQPPVTSDNRPGGVIEQVCRQLGGGIDTALVTQIVKEVLVQLGVGCAPAGPRIERDPSGIRLVHGQTVTLAPFDTGKPGDKVALADLLPVKESPRMAAGFMTMENTAFDWELNYDEYDYIIEGTLQITIDGRTYTGQAGDVFYIPRGSKITFGCPDRVKFFYVTYPANWQEVSN from the coding sequence ATGAAGAAACTGATCACGGCCGGCGACGTACAAAAAGCCGCCGGCGCCGGCCAAAAAGAACTGGCCGTGGACAAAAACACCATTGTCACCCCGGCTGCGCGGGATATGGCCCGGGAACTGGGCGTGCGCTTGGTAGAAAACCTGCCCGCTGCTGAAAGCTGCGTTGCCAGTGTCGCACCGGCCGGCAGCACTGTAAGCACCCCAGCACCAGTGGCCGCCGTCATGCCTGCAGCCAGTGTAATGGCAGCGCCCGTTCCAGCCGCTTGCGCCACACCGGTAGCCGTACCCGCCGTCCAGCCGCCGGTAACAAGCGACAATAGGCCGGGCGGCGTCATTGAACAGGTCTGCCGGCAACTGGGGGGTGGCATAGACACCGCCCTGGTCACCCAGATTGTCAAAGAAGTGCTGGTCCAGTTGGGCGTGGGCTGCGCACCAGCCGGCCCCCGGATCGAGCGCGACCCTTCCGGCATTCGACTGGTGCACGGTCAGACAGTAACCTTGGCTCCCTTTGATACGGGTAAGCCCGGGGACAAAGTGGCCCTGGCCGACCTGTTGCCCGTAAAAGAAAGCCCGCGCATGGCCGCCGGGTTTATGACCATGGAAAACACGGCCTTTGACTGGGAACTGAACTACGACGAGTACGACTACATCATCGAAGGCACCCTGCAAATCACCATCGACGGCCGGACCTACACCGGCCAAGCCGGCGACGTGTTCTACATCCCCCGCGGCAGCAAGATCACTTTTGGCTGCCCCGACCGGGTCAAATTCTTTTACGTCACCTACCCGGCTAACTGGCAGGAAGTCTCTAACTAG
- a CDS encoding 4Fe-4S dicluster domain-containing protein — MGEELTGAIARAGVVGAGGAGFPSHIKMTARAETVIVNGAECEPLLRVDQQLMSQRAQDLWRTLKTLVKATGAARGVIALKAKYTPAISELEKALEKQNKQKNLELFILDDFYPAGDEHVLVNCVTGRTVPEAGIPLKVGCIVTNVETLLNIGEALKGQPVVDTYLTITGEVKTPLTCRVPIGTPVQDVLALAGCHDMSGKAVIEGGPMMGRLLGSLQQPVTKTTKGLIVLPADHSLIARKTRSIEKEIKMSRVACVQCYRCSDVCPRRLLGHRLEPHKVMRSLAYLLNDAAAVKSSLLCSECGACEYACPMGLSPRRVNSLFKQQLAAQGIRYSGALPESTPLPEQTYRRIPVKRLVNFLGLERYNLAAPLQEVELRPSRVVILLKQHAGVPCQPLVSAGQEVKRGDLIGQVPEGALGAAVHASIDGRVSEVTAAHITIEASPGGENK, encoded by the coding sequence ATGGGCGAAGAACTAACCGGGGCCATCGCGCGGGCCGGAGTAGTGGGAGCCGGTGGGGCCGGCTTTCCCAGTCACATCAAAATGACCGCCCGGGCGGAAACAGTCATCGTAAACGGCGCCGAGTGCGAACCGCTCCTGCGTGTGGACCAGCAGCTCATGAGCCAGCGCGCCCAGGACCTGTGGCGCACCTTAAAGACCCTGGTCAAAGCCACCGGTGCCGCCCGGGGCGTCATAGCCCTGAAAGCCAAATATACCCCCGCCATTAGCGAACTGGAAAAAGCGCTGGAAAAACAAAACAAACAAAAGAACTTGGAACTCTTCATCCTGGACGACTTTTACCCGGCCGGCGACGAACACGTGCTGGTCAACTGCGTCACCGGGCGCACCGTACCCGAAGCCGGCATTCCCCTGAAAGTGGGTTGCATCGTCACCAACGTAGAAACCCTGCTCAACATCGGCGAAGCCCTCAAGGGACAGCCCGTGGTGGACACCTATCTGACCATAACCGGAGAAGTAAAAACACCCCTCACCTGCCGGGTACCCATTGGCACACCCGTGCAGGACGTCCTGGCCCTGGCCGGCTGCCACGACATGAGCGGCAAAGCAGTCATCGAAGGTGGCCCCATGATGGGGCGGCTTCTGGGCAGCCTGCAGCAACCCGTAACCAAGACCACCAAGGGGCTGATCGTGCTGCCGGCCGACCATTCCTTGATTGCCCGCAAAACCCGCAGCATCGAAAAGGAAATCAAAATGTCCCGCGTTGCCTGCGTGCAGTGCTACCGCTGCAGTGACGTCTGCCCGCGGCGCCTGTTGGGTCACCGCCTGGAGCCTCATAAAGTCATGCGCTCCCTGGCCTATCTATTAAACGACGCCGCGGCCGTCAAATCCAGCCTGCTCTGCTCGGAATGCGGCGCCTGTGAATACGCCTGCCCCATGGGCCTGTCTCCCCGCCGGGTGAACAGCCTTTTTAAACAACAACTGGCCGCCCAGGGCATCCGCTACAGCGGCGCCCTGCCCGAGAGCACACCCTTGCCCGAGCAGACCTACCGGCGCATTCCAGTCAAAAGACTGGTTAACTTCCTGGGCCTGGAGCGCTACAATCTGGCCGCCCCGCTGCAAGAAGTAGAACTTCGGCCCTCTCGCGTCGTGATCCTGCTCAAACAACACGCCGGCGTACCCTGTCAGCCCCTGGTCAGCGCCGGGCAGGAAGTAAAACGCGGCGACCTCATCGGCCAGGTACCGGAAGGCGCCCTGGGCGCAGCAGTGCACGCCAGCATCGACGGGCGGGTGAGCGAAGTAACCGCAGCCCACATCACCATAGAAGCCTCGCCCGGGGGTGAAAACAAATGA
- a CDS encoding BMC domain-containing protein, whose product MNAIGLVEFNSIARGIAAADIMVKTAAVELLAANPICPGKYMALVGGDVAAVRAAVQAGVEAGGQAVVDDFVLPNVHPAVFPAITASSNVEQLQALGIIETFTVASLIVAADQAAKAAEVELIEIRLAAGLGGKSYVTMTGDVAAVKAAVEAGAEKAAAQGLLIDKVVIPSPAGMLKKAVL is encoded by the coding sequence ATGAACGCCATTGGACTGGTAGAATTTAACAGCATCGCCCGCGGCATTGCCGCGGCCGACATCATGGTCAAAACCGCGGCCGTAGAGCTCCTGGCCGCCAACCCCATCTGCCCGGGCAAATACATGGCCCTGGTGGGCGGAGACGTAGCCGCCGTGAGGGCAGCAGTGCAGGCCGGCGTAGAAGCGGGCGGGCAGGCCGTAGTGGACGACTTCGTCCTGCCCAACGTGCACCCGGCCGTCTTTCCGGCCATCACGGCCAGCAGCAACGTTGAGCAACTGCAGGCCCTGGGCATCATCGAAACCTTCACCGTGGCCTCGCTGATCGTGGCCGCCGACCAGGCCGCCAAAGCGGCCGAGGTGGAACTGATCGAGATCCGCCTGGCGGCGGGCCTGGGCGGCAAATCCTACGTCACCATGACCGGGGATGTGGCCGCCGTCAAGGCCGCCGTGGAGGCCGGTGCGGAAAAAGCGGCCGCCCAGGGACTCTTGATTGATAAAGTGGTTATCCCCTCGCCCGCCGGAATGCTTAAAAAAGCTGTTCTGTAG
- a CDS encoding acetate/propionate family kinase, with translation MLILVLNCGSSSVKYKLYNMENETVLLSGLAERIGLSGARLVQKAAGQEKVTWEMRLADHRTAVEAILRRMGDAGLGVRGEDIAAVGHRVVHGGEAFAASTVVDDAVLQKLEELSQLAPLHNPPNVTGIKICRQLLPHALQVAVFDTAFHQTMPPKAYMYALPYEYYRKYGLRKYGFHGTSHRYVAQRAAQMLGRPLDELKLITCHLGNGSSLCAVKEGRAVDTTMGFTPLSGLVMGTRCGDIDPAVVALLIEKEGLTPGRVSDLLNKQSGVLGVSGLSSDFRDLEQAATAGNRQAQLALDMFVYSVQKWVGAFAAAMGGVDAIVFTAGIGENSPYVRRQVLDGLTWLGLRLDERANCTRGRDAWLTTPDSEVQALVVPTDEELVIARDAAGLLAEHTLMENISITA, from the coding sequence GTGCTAATTTTGGTCTTGAACTGTGGCAGTTCGTCGGTCAAGTACAAGCTCTACAACATGGAGAACGAGACGGTGCTATTAAGCGGCCTGGCGGAGCGGATCGGCCTTTCCGGCGCGCGGCTGGTGCAAAAAGCGGCCGGGCAGGAAAAGGTGACCTGGGAGATGCGCCTTGCTGATCACCGCACGGCGGTGGAGGCCATATTGCGCCGCATGGGGGATGCCGGGCTGGGCGTGCGCGGGGAGGATATTGCCGCGGTGGGCCACCGGGTGGTGCACGGGGGAGAAGCCTTTGCCGCATCCACGGTGGTGGACGACGCTGTGTTGCAAAAGCTGGAGGAGCTGAGCCAGCTGGCACCGTTGCACAACCCGCCCAATGTGACCGGGATCAAGATCTGCCGCCAGCTTTTGCCCCATGCTCTGCAGGTGGCGGTTTTTGATACGGCTTTTCACCAGACCATGCCGCCCAAAGCCTATATGTATGCCCTGCCCTATGAGTATTACCGGAAATACGGGCTGCGCAAGTACGGCTTTCACGGTACCTCGCACCGCTATGTGGCCCAGCGGGCGGCACAAATGCTGGGCCGGCCCCTGGATGAGCTTAAGCTGATCACCTGTCACCTGGGTAACGGCTCCAGCCTCTGCGCTGTGAAAGAGGGTCGCGCGGTGGATACCACCATGGGCTTTACGCCGCTCTCCGGCCTGGTCATGGGTACGCGCTGCGGTGATATTGACCCGGCCGTGGTGGCACTGCTGATAGAAAAGGAAGGCTTAACTCCGGGCCGGGTGAGCGACCTTTTGAACAAGCAAAGCGGTGTGCTGGGTGTATCAGGCCTGTCCAGCGATTTCCGGGATCTGGAGCAGGCGGCAACCGCGGGCAACCGGCAGGCCCAGCTGGCGTTGGACATGTTTGTCTACAGTGTGCAGAAGTGGGTTGGTGCTTTTGCCGCCGCCATGGGCGGGGTGGATGCCATTGTTTTCACGGCGGGCATCGGGGAGAATTCGCCCTATGTGCGCCGGCAGGTGCTGGACGGTCTGACCTGGCTGGGCCTGCGCCTGGATGAGCGGGCCAATTGCACCCGCGGCCGGGATGCCTGGCTGACCACGCCCGATTCTGAGGTGCAGGCGCTGGTGGTGCCTACGGATGAGGAACTGGTGATTGCCCGCGATGCGGCCGGGTTGCTTGCGGAGCATACTCTAATGGAAAATATAAGCATCACGGCGTAG
- the pduL gene encoding phosphate propanoyltransferase produces the protein MQAVEQEDAWLIPLAVSNRHVHLAEKELYTLFGPGYQLHKERDLSQPGQYACKETVTLVGPKGVIEKVRVLGPLRPRTQVEISISDCFKLGVRAPLRDSGDLAGSAPITLVGPAGAVTIPEGCIIAARHIHMSPADAHRFGLKDKDKVFVRAKGPRALIFAEVLVRVHDAFRLEMHVDMDEANAVGLKNGDRVEIVPLHRLGEKKVTGGC, from the coding sequence ATGCAGGCGGTGGAGCAGGAGGACGCCTGGCTCATCCCCCTGGCGGTGTCCAACCGGCATGTGCACCTGGCGGAGAAAGAGCTTTATACCCTGTTCGGGCCGGGCTACCAGTTGCACAAAGAGCGTGACCTTTCTCAGCCCGGGCAGTACGCCTGCAAGGAAACCGTCACCCTGGTGGGACCCAAAGGGGTGATTGAAAAGGTGCGGGTGCTGGGTCCCCTGCGCCCCCGCACCCAGGTGGAGATCTCCATCAGCGACTGCTTCAAGCTGGGGGTGCGGGCACCACTGCGCGATTCGGGTGACCTGGCCGGCTCGGCACCCATCACCCTGGTGGGACCGGCCGGGGCGGTGACTATTCCCGAAGGCTGCATCATTGCCGCCCGGCACATCCACATGTCCCCGGCCGATGCCCATCGCTTTGGTCTCAAGGACAAGGACAAGGTGTTTGTGCGGGCCAAAGGGCCCCGGGCCCTGATCTTTGCCGAGGTGCTGGTGCGGGTGCATGACGCTTTTCGCCTGGAGATGCATGTGGATATGGACGAGGCCAATGCAGTGGGCCTGAAAAACGGCGACCGCGTGGAGATTGTGCCGCTCCACCGCCTGGGGGAGAAAAAGGTCACCGGTGGTTGTTAA
- a CDS encoding acetaldehyde dehydrogenase (acetylating), with the protein MLLDYDLSSIQEARDLARKARQAQKAFAEYSQEEVDRIICAMSEAAAQNAEWLARMAVDETKFGVFADKVTKNLFAARGVYEYIKDMKTAGIIREDRANKVVEIAAPVGVIMGIVPSTNPTSTVIYKSLISLKSRNGIVFSPHPSAARCTYAAAQVLHEAAVKAGAPEGIIGCLSKVTMQATNELMKSSEIDLILATGGSAMVKAAYSSGKPAYGVGPGNVPAFIEASADIPHAVSCIIASKTFDNGTICASEQAVVVEESIKDQVIAEFKRQGGYFMNAEETAKVCRILFTPRGMNPAVVGRSAQVVAQMAGITIPEGTKVLIGEQAGVGKEYPLSHEKLTTVLGFYVEKDWRAACERCLALLEEEGIGHTLVVHSRNEEVINEFALKKPVFRILVNTPSALGGVGYTTGLAPSFTLGCGTWGGSSTSDNVTPLHLINIKRLAHGIKEYTPSWSKGQQTAAVACAAPVVSAPTAAAQSAAPAIAVTEIEKIVRQVMASLQIK; encoded by the coding sequence ATGCTGTTAGATTACGACTTAAGTTCCATCCAGGAAGCGCGGGATCTGGCCCGCAAAGCCCGGCAGGCCCAGAAAGCCTTTGCCGAGTACAGCCAGGAAGAAGTGGATCGCATCATTTGTGCCATGTCGGAAGCCGCAGCACAAAACGCCGAATGGCTGGCCCGCATGGCCGTGGACGAGACCAAATTTGGCGTTTTTGCCGACAAGGTCACCAAAAACCTCTTTGCCGCCCGGGGCGTGTATGAGTACATCAAAGACATGAAAACCGCCGGCATTATCCGGGAGGACCGGGCCAACAAAGTGGTGGAGATTGCCGCCCCGGTGGGAGTGATCATGGGCATTGTGCCCTCCACCAACCCCACCTCCACGGTGATCTACAAAAGCCTTATTAGCCTGAAAAGCCGCAACGGCATCGTCTTCTCCCCCCACCCCTCGGCAGCCCGCTGCACCTACGCCGCCGCCCAGGTGTTGCATGAGGCGGCCGTCAAGGCGGGGGCGCCGGAAGGCATCATTGGTTGCCTGAGCAAGGTGACCATGCAAGCCACCAATGAATTGATGAAGAGCAGCGAGATCGACCTGATCCTGGCTACAGGCGGTTCGGCCATGGTCAAAGCGGCCTACAGCTCGGGCAAACCGGCCTACGGCGTGGGCCCGGGCAACGTGCCCGCCTTCATCGAAGCCTCGGCCGACATTCCCCATGCCGTCAGCTGCATCATAGCCAGCAAGACCTTTGACAACGGCACCATCTGTGCCAGCGAGCAGGCTGTGGTGGTGGAGGAAAGCATCAAAGACCAGGTCATAGCCGAATTCAAGCGCCAGGGCGGCTACTTCATGAACGCTGAAGAAACCGCCAAAGTGTGCCGCATCCTCTTCACCCCCCGGGGCATGAACCCGGCCGTGGTGGGCAGGAGCGCCCAGGTGGTGGCCCAGATGGCCGGTATCACCATACCCGAAGGCACCAAAGTGCTGATTGGCGAGCAGGCCGGTGTGGGCAAGGAATACCCCCTGTCCCACGAAAAACTGACCACCGTGCTGGGCTTCTATGTAGAAAAAGACTGGCGCGCCGCCTGTGAGCGCTGCCTGGCCCTGCTGGAGGAAGAAGGCATTGGCCACACCCTGGTCGTTCACTCCCGCAACGAAGAAGTGATCAACGAGTTTGCTCTGAAAAAGCCGGTCTTCCGCATCCTGGTCAACACTCCGTCCGCCCTGGGCGGCGTGGGTTACACAACTGGGTTGGCTCCCTCGTTCACACTGGGCTGTGGCACCTGGGGCGGCAGCAGCACCTCGGACAACGTCACGCCGCTGCACCTGATCAACATCAAGCGCCTGGCCCACGGGATTAAAGAGTACACTCCTTCCTGGAGCAAAGGCCAGCAAACGGCTGCCGTGGCCTGCGCCGCGCCGGTTGTTTCTGCCCCAACAGCGGCAGCACAGAGCGCTGCACCGGCCATTGCCGTCACCGAAATTGAGAAGATCGTACGCCAGGTGATGGCCAGCCTGCAAATCAAGTAG